One Panicum virgatum strain AP13 chromosome 3N, P.virgatum_v5, whole genome shotgun sequence DNA segment encodes these proteins:
- the LOC120663800 gene encoding MAG2-interacting protein 2-like isoform X2, translating into MAAGAEDALYEIRRHASGSHVIPHQEGYQGAATSSGSSDAGGGVLSYLSLQGVSKLRERWTRYSALGRSTQRKRADGVALFVSPNAEYVSVTVGNRIIILRKHDDYASPCGVYTNNDRITFFTNGAWLEAQGIFGVVDDLSTLYLIKENGDLLARRTCDQLKLSSYIIDLVVQDGSSLLRPGFYIFTSDCMVHRFDYTQEPEASLCEVPISTKDVMSARTMQLPRSLSCIDYDQHHSLFVLAADSNISISSNSYSGTYFLYLLHVDGNLELSLSFKSLQLEGVFSPLKDQKTFVSSPKIKISPHGKHIATLDLTGSVNLFALDGDKHTFSLHTLGNCRHLIDVKDISWWTNNVLMLVRADGSISMYSITENDVVSKDDPVLSTPLLEKAKATEGHAFILQSSRYERNTPANKQMDSDLEPDLPSGSGEHQQTEMDKMFWSLLSFSKVTVTEMYSVMIRESRFEEALDFAFRYNLDKDEVLKARWLHSDGDTHEIDSYLAKIKDQAFVLSECVNKVGPTEEALRALLSFGLHITDHYKFSGLDNSSEGTTWDSRVIRLRLLRHRDMLETFLGINMGRYSAEEYSKFRSMPLVETAIALAESGKIGALNLIFKRHPYTISSDILRVLSAVPETVAVQTYSQLLPGTSPPSVVILRDGDWVECEQMVSYISTCPTQLDKIGEIKTEILVKLSTGFSWPSVAELCDWYKNRARDIDCLSGQLENCLATIELACQKGIVELQPFFDDIKCFYKVVYSNELNEFIMNIVTWEDLPGYEKFKIILKGVKEDTVVQRLEENAIPFMKKRFHLISSSHEHKQEESYLVRWLKEVASENDLSICLAVVENGCGESPIYGLFKDLAEMIETAVHCIYMCSATNQWNTMSSILSKLLHKTKREKSLLASEEECNLKDAKQPLGSSVVYYEEIQHVCADILSALGNGPDDFYHYDSVPYDLNNVKYLDMLEKWLKVAEGHVEVGRLFAYYQVPKPIHFFLSAHLDEKNVKQLIRLLLSKFGRHQPVRSDNEWANMWRDLKLFQEKAFPFLDSEYMLAEFIRGLLKAGKFSLARNYLGGTSAVSLSTEKAENLVIQAAREYFFSASTLSGNEIWKARECLNLLPNSKNVQAETDIIDALTVRLPYLGVTILPVQFRQVKDPMEIIRMVITSQTGAYLHFEEIIDVAKLLGLRSEEEVAAVEEAIAREAVVNGDLQLAFDICLNLTKKSHGAVWDLCAAIARGPPLDNLDSATREKLLGFSLSHCDEESVGELLNAWKELDVHGKFEKLMIATGTNPPNVLIDGSSITPLPVQSVQDILDLRDDSGHDRHKDHVEIVKEMLSKVCLDLSNGDAHTWESILVDNRKFLSFAVLELPWLLKLSNNELQDGENQTSRTDHTSRRYRFSTKVEAAISIIYWLALNGLAPNDDLIMILAKSIMEPPVDEEFDVLGCSVLLNLMDPFNGVKIIEEELKRRECYQEISSIMSIGMLYSSLNNSKKECSTPEQRRNLLLHKFHEKFTSDNTDDLDQIDMANTTFWREWKSKLEEEKQLADQARMLKQILPDIDTSLFLSGDADYIKRVVFSFVDSVKLEKKHILKEAVKIAETYGLQRTEVLLRFLACSLVSEYWDNNDILNEISEFREDIVRSAKGVIDMIYSDVYPEIDGYNKQRLSYIYGILSACHSYLKRTGEIELRYPEHVHTHKLEPFQYYKVLEEECKKVSFIDGLNYKNIAGLDNLNFEHFNEEVCKNIRASTITALADMVQDLVSMYVDVLAKGLISRQGVYKHYVLGLLASLEGRSEARSNCTDYEKLQAVLCEIELNYDSCREYIQALPATDISYIVGRYCTLCFPSNLARSHPQEPSWKKPLATLLTFWSKLVDDIPGESIDASSYEMTDYLNSNRLSLCMGTFRQLLIDDEITVHQGWDAISMYVKDCLKSGMMMETSCFCRAMILSGCNFGAVVEVYYGGQGQLESESADPVNSLDLLELYNTVTEECLSDLIEGSCEYRILFHQLLSSLSQSTGKHTGIQEMVRSGVWGKLIRFSEDMQLESQLRVYALQLMQCITGRNLKTLPKEIVSQVEPWESWYEHGTGAAIADESINSSSSITGTLVALRSTQMVAAFLADANITPENLATLDSAVSCFLHLSEHASAANVAVLEVVLEEWEQLFSPKEEHVPPHESPKETSDWSDGWDDGWEALPEELEGPKNKQESAPLSIHPLHSCWMEIIRKCVELGELHKVIELLDRASSKHSVFLEEEEAHSLVELVSALDCFMALKVVLLLPYEALRLQCLQMVEVKMREGTVSTSSNADDRQLLALVLSSGTIQKITTEEAYSKLFSYLCHLVGNLARSFQTDLLMQWNDQATSKSDGSLLFGRVLFPCFISELVLRGQYLLAGLVISRWMHTHPSLGLMDIAETSVRRFLKGQVTQAEQPQGGDASFTDDEVSVKHTISTLRLKLVSLLQAALSALPNQEV; encoded by the exons atggcggcgggggcggaagACGCGCTGTACGAGATCCGCCGCCACGCGTCGGGATCCCACGTGATCCCTCAT CAGGAAGGATACCAAGGTGCCGCAACAAGTAGTGGTAGTTCAGACGCCGGAGGAGGGGTCCTCTCCTATCTCTCCTTGCAAG GTGTGAGCAAGCTTAGGGAGAGGTGGACTAGGTACAGTGCGCTGGGGAGGAGTACACAGAGGAAGAGGGCGGATGGCGTGGCATTGTTCGTCTCGCCAAATGCGGAATATGTGTCTGTAACTGTTGGGAATCGCATCATCATCTTGAGGAAACACGATGACTATGCATCACCTTGCGGTGTTTACACAA ATAATGACAGAATAACATTTTTCACCAATGGGGCTTGGCTGGAGGCCCAAGGAATTTTTGGTGTGGTGGATGACCTAAGCACACTCTACTTGATCAAAGAAAATGGGGACTTGTTAGCAAGGAGGACATGCGATCAGTTGAAACTATCTTCTTATATTATTGATCTGGTTGTTCAGGATGGTTCAAGCTTGCTTAG GCCGGGCTTCTACATTTTTACGAGTGACTGCATGGTTCATAGATTTGATTACACTCAAGAACCTGAGGCCAGTTTGTGTGAAGTTCCTATATCAACTAAAGATGTGATGTCAGCTAGGACTATGCAGTTACCTCGGAGTTTGTCGTGCATTGATTACGATCAACATCACTCACTATTTGTCCTAGCTGCGGATTCTAATATTTCAATTAGCTCCAATAGTTATTCTG GAACCTATTTTCTGTATCTATTACACGTCGATGGAAATCTGGAACTTAGTCTTTCATTTAAAAGCCTGCAGTTGGAAGGAGTGTTTTCTCCTCTTAAGGATCAAAAAACCTTTGTTTCATCCCCAAAAATCAAGATCTCACCTCATGGCAAGCATATTGCTACGTTGGACTTGACTGGCTCTGTAAACCTCTTTGCACTTGATGGTGACAAACACACCTTTTCACTTCATACTCTTGGAAACTGTAGGCATCTAATTGATGTTAAGGATATCAGTTGGTGGACAAATAATGTTCTCATGTTGGTAAGAGCGGATGGTAGTATTAGCATGTACAGCATCACCGAAAACGATGTAGTTTCCAAAGATGACCCAGTTTTATCTACACCACTATTGGAGAAGGCAAAGGCTACTGAAGGACATGCTTTTATTTTGCAATCGAGCAGATATGAAAGAAATACTCCAGCTAACAAGCAGATGGATAGTGACTTGGAACCTGACCTGCCTAGTGGTTCCGGGGAGCATCAACAAACGGAGATGGATAAAATGTTTTGGAGTCTTCTATCATTCTCCAAAGTTACAGTAACAGAAATGTACTCTGTTATGATTAGAGAGAGTCGATTCGAGGAAGCCTTAGATTTTGCTTTCAGATATAATCTAGATAAGGATGAAGTTCTTAAAGCACGCTGGTTGCATTCTGACGGTGATACTCATGAGATTGACTCTTACTTAGCAAAAATTAAAGACCAAGCATTTGTGTTATCAGAATGTGTAAATAAAGTTGGGCCTACAGAAGAAGCTTTAAGGGCTCTACTTTCATTTGGACTTCATATAACTGACCATTACAAATTTTCTGGATTGGATAACAGCAGCGAGGGCACAACATGGGACAGTCGAGTCATTAGGCTTCGTTTATTGCGGCACAGAGACATGTTAGAGACATTCTTGGGAATTAATATGGGAAG GTACTCAGCAGAAGAATATAGCAAATTCCGTTCGATGCCCCTGGTTGAAACTGCCATAGCTTTAGCTGAAAGTGGAAAAATTGGGGCTTTAAATCTTATCTTCAAGCGCCATCCATATACTATCTCTTCAGACATTTTACGAGTTTTGTCTGCTGTCCCAGAAACTGTTGCTGTTCAGACCTATAGTCAGTTGCTACCAGGGACATCCCCTCCTAGCGTTGTCATATTAAGAGATGGTGATTGGGTTGAATGCGAACAGATGGTTTCATATATAAGCACTTGTCCTACCCAGCTGGACAAGATTGGAGAGATCAAAACTGAAATACTTGTAAAGCTCTCAACAGGCTTTTCATGGCCTTCTGTTGCTGAACTTTGTGACTGGTACAAGAACAGAGCAAGGGATATTGACTGCTTGAGTGGACAGCTGGAAAACTGTCTTGCCACGATAGAGCTTGCATGTCAAAAGGGCATTGTAGAGTTGCAGCCATTCTTTGATGACATTAAATGCTTCTACAAAGTTGTATATTCTAATGAGCTGAATGAGTTTATAATGAATATTGTGACATGGGAAGATCTTCCTGGTTATGAGAAGTTCAAAATCATCCtcaaaggagtcaaagaagataCGGTTGTTCAACGGCTAGAAGAAAATGCTATCCCTTTCATGAAGAAGAGATTTCACCTGATCTCCTCAAGTCATGAACACAAACAAGAAGAATCCTACCTAGTGAGATGGCTGAAAGAGGTAGCTTCTGAAAATGACCTTTCCATTTGCTTAGCTGTTGTTGAAAATGGTTGTGGCGAGTCACCAATATATGGGCTCTTCAAGGATCTTGCTGAGATGATAGAAACAGCTGTTCACTGCATTTATATGTGCAGTGCAACTAACCAATGGAATACCATGTCATCGATATTATCGAAGTTACTCCATAAAACAAAAAGAGAGAAATCTTTATTGGCTAGTGAAGAAGAATGCAATCTGAAAGATGCTAAGCAACCTCTTGGTTCTTCTGTGGTTTATTATGAGGAGATTCAACATGTGTGTGCTGATATCTTATCTGCTCTAGGCAATGGCCCAGATGATTTTTATCACTATGATTCAGTACCTTATGACCTTAATAATGTCAAATATCTTGATATGTTGGAGAAGTGGCTAAAAGTTGCTGAAGGCCATGTGGAAGTAGGGCGGCTCTTTGCTTATTATCAG GTCCCCAAACCAATACATTTCTTCCTTAGTGCTCACTTAGATGAGAAGAATGTAAAGCAACTTATACGGCTGCTTCTATCCAAATTTGGCAGACATCAACCTGTTCGATCAGACAATGAGTGGGCTAACATGTGGCGTGATTTGAAACTCTTCCAAGAAAAAGCATTTCCTTTTCTTGATTCAGAATATATGCTGGCGGAATTTATCAGAGGGCTTTTGAAAGCTGGTAAATTTTCACTAGCCAGGAATTATCTTGGAGGAACAAGTGCAGTTTCTTTGTCCACAGAGAAGGCTGAAAATCTTGTGATACAAGCTGCAAGGGAGTATTTCTTCTCGGCGTCAACTCTGTCTGGGAATGAA ATTTGGAAGGCCAGGGAATGCCTTAACCTGCTACCTAATAGCAAAAATGTTCAAGCAGAAACTGATATAATTGATGCTCTTACTGTTAGGCTTCCTTATCTAGGGGTGACTATCCTTCCTGTTCAGTTCAGACAGGTAAAGGACCCTATGGAGATTATTCGCATGGTGATTACAAGTCAAACAGGGGCATATCTTCATTTCGAAGAGATTATTGATGTTGCAAAACTTTTGGGATTAAGAAGTGAAGAGGAAGTTGCTGCTGTGGAGGAGGCTATTGCCAGAGAAGCTGTGGTTAATGGTGATCTTCAACTAGCCTTTGATATCTGTCTAAATTTAACAAAAAAAAGTCATGGTGCAGTGTGGGATTTATGTGCTGCAATTGCTAGAGGTCCTCCACTTGACAATTTGGATAGTGCTACCCGTGAAAAACTATTGGGCTTCTCTCTTAGCCATTGTGACGAAGAATCTGTTGGGGAATTATTGAATGCATGGAAGGAGCTTGATGTTCATggtaaatttgagaaattaatgaTTGCGACGGGAACAAATCCTCCCAATGTCTTGATAGATGGAAGTTCAATCACACCACTTCCTGTACAAAGTGTGCAAGATATACTGGACCTCAGAGATGACAGCGGCCATGATAGGCACAAAGACCATGTGGAAATTGTTAAAGAAATGTTGTCAAAAGTTTGCTTGGACTTGTCAAATGGAGATGCACATACTTGGGAGTCTATACTGGTAGACAATCggaaattcttgtcctttgcAGTGCTGGAATTACCATGGCTTTTGAAATTGTCCAATAATGAACTGCAGGATGGTGAAAATCAGACTTCAAGAACAGATCATACTTCTAGGAGATATCGATTCTCAACAAAAGTAGAAGCAGCAATTAGCATCATATATTGGTTAGCTCTAAATGGTTTGGCTCCCAACGACGATCTAATCATGATTCTTGCAAAGTCTATAATGGAACCCCCTGTTGATGAAGAGTTTGATGTACTTGGCTGCTCAGTTCTGCTGAATCTCATGGACCCTTTCAATGGAGTGAAAATAATAGAGGAAGAGCTTAAGAGACGAGAATGTTATCAAGAAATCAGCAGCATAATGAGTATAGGGATGTTATACAGTTCCCTCAACAATTCTAAGAAAGAATGTTCCACTCCTGAGCAGAGGAGAAATTTGTTGCTTCACAAATTTCATGAGAAGTTCACCTCAGACAATACAG ATGATTTAGACCAGATTGATATGGCAAATACAACCTTCTGGAGAGAATGGAAATCAAAGTTAGAAGAAGAGAAACAACTGGCTGATCAAGCGCGAATGCTCAAACAAATATTACCTGATATAGACACATCCCTATTCTTGTCCGGCGATGCTGATTATATCAAAAGAGTAGTTTTCTCCTTTGTTGACTCTGTAAAGCTGGAGAAAAAACACATACTCAAGGAAGCAGTAAAGATAGCTGAGACATATGGCCTGCAACGAACTGAG GTGCTTTTACGGTTTCTCGCCTGCAGTCTTGTCTCTGAATACTGGGATAACAATGATATTCTGAACGAAATTTCTGAATTCCGGGAGGACATTGTTAGATCAGCTAAGGGTGTGATTGATATGATATATTCAGATGTCTATCCGGAGATCGATGGGTATAATAAGCAACGCCTCTCTTACATTTATGGCATTCTTTCAGCATGCCACTCATATCTGAAGAGGACCGGTGAGATAGAATTGAGATATCCAGAGCATGTGCATACACATAAGCTTGAACCATTTCAGTATTATAAGGTCCTTGAGGAAGAGTGCAAGAAAGTCTCTTTCATTGATGGCTTGAATTATAAAAACATTGCTGGATTGGATAATCTGAACTTTGAGCATTTCAATGAAGAAGTATGCAAGAATATCCGTGCCTCTACCATCACTGCTCTAGCTGATATGGTACAAGATCTTGTGAGTATGTATGTCGATGTTCTAGCCAAGGGACTCATATCACGACAAGGTGTTTACAAGCACTATGTTCTCGGCTTGCTGGCATCATTAGAAGGCCGCAGTGAAGCACGATCGAACTGCACAGATTATGAAAAGTTGCAAGCTGTCCTATGTGAAATTGAGTTGAACTATGATAGTTGCAGGGAGTACATCCAAGCTCTTCCTGCAACAGACATTTCATATATTGTTGGAAGGTATTGCACCCTCTGTTTTCCATCCAACTTAGCACGAAGCCATCCACAGGAACCTTCATGGAAGAAACCTCTTGCTACGCTGCTAACATTTTGGTCTAAACTTGTTGATGACATACCGGGGGAGTCAATTGATGCTTCCTCATATGAAATGACAGACTACTTAAATTCAAATAGGTTATCCCTGTGCATGGGGACTTTCAGGCAGCTCTTGATAGATGATGAGATAACAGTGCACCAAGGCTGGGATGCCATCTCCATGTATGTAAAAGATTGCCTTAAAAGTGGTATGATGATGGAAACATCATGCTTTTGTCGAGCTATGATTCTATCAGGCTGTAACTTTGGAGCTGTAGTTGAAGTATACTATGGAGGACAGGGACAATTGGAGAGTGAGAGTGCAGATCCTGTTAATTCTTTGGATCTCTTAGAACTTTATAATACTGTTACAGAAGAGTGTTTGTCAGATTTGATTGAGGGCTCTTGTGAATATAGAATATTGTTTCATCAGTTGCTGTCATCTTTGAGCCAGTCAACGGGGAAACACACTGGCATCCAAGAAATGGTCAGATCTGGTGTTTGGGGGAAGTTAATccgcttttctgaagacatgcaGCTAGAGAGCCAATTGAGAGTCTATGCTCTGCAGCTGATGCAATGTATCACAGGAAGAAACCTTAAAACTCTTCCAAAGGAGATAGTGTCCCAGGTTGAGCCATGGGAATCATGGTATGAGCACGGAACAGGTGCTGCCATAGCTGATGAGAGTATCAACTCCTCTAGCAGCATCACTGGGACTCTTGTGGCACTTAGATCTACTCAGATGGTCGCTGCTTTTCTTGCTGATGCTAATATCACTCCAGAAAACCTAGCAACTCTTGACTCTGCAGTATCTTGTTTCTTACATTTGTCAGAACATGCTTCTGCTGCGAACGTTGCAGTTTTGGAAGTAGTATTAGAAGAGTGGGAGCAACTATTCTCCCCCAAAGAAGAGCATGTTCCGCCTCATGAATCACCAAAAGAAACAAGTGACTGGAGTGATGGATGGGATGATGGATGGGAGGCCCTACCAGAAGAGTTAGAAGGTCCAAAGAACAAACAAGAGAGTGCACCGTTATCTATCCATCCTCTCCACAGTTGTTGGATGGAGATTATCAGAAAATGTGTAGAGCTTGGTGAGCTGCACAAGGTCATTGAACTTCTGGACCGAGCATCTTCGAAACATAGCGTTttcctagaggaagaagaagctcatAGCTTGGTTGAACTTGTATCTGCTCTGGACTGCTTCATGGCTCTCAAAGTTGTCCTTTTACTTCCATACGAAGCTCTAAGACTGCAGTGCCTGCAGATGGTTGAGGTGAAAATGAGGGAAGGAACCGTGTCGACCTCATCAAACGCTGATGATCGTCAGCTCCTTGCCTTGGTTCTGTCATCTGGAACTATCCAAAAGATCACAACGGAAGAGGCATACTCCAAGTTGTTCTCTTATTTATGCCATCTTGTTGGGAATCTTGCAAGGTCATTTCAGACTGATCTCCTTATGCAATGGAACGATCAAGCCACATCCAAGAGCGATGGATCTTTACTCTTTGGTAGGGTTTTGTTTCCATGTTTCATATCTGAACTGGTCCTCAGAGGTCAGTACCTGTTGGCTGGGCTCGTCATCTCCAGATGGATGCACACTCATCCGTCCCTGGGTCTGATGGATATCGCTGAGACCAGCGTACGGCGATTCCTTAAAGGTCAGGTTACCCAAGCTGAGCAACCACAAGGGGGTGATGCTTCTTTCACTGACGATGAAGTGTCTGTGAAACACACAATCTCCACTCTGCGATTGAAACTTGTTTCTCTTCTGCAAGCTGCATTGTCGGCTCTTCCAAACCAAGAGGTATAG